One Bacteriovorax sp. PP10 DNA window includes the following coding sequences:
- a CDS encoding FliI/YscN family ATPase encodes MSDDQDLDLSSIHKNYEYSSPFQKIGKVYANKGMVFEINLPRAPIGSNVEFVTEFGDRSLGEVVGINGNRCMAMPYDELSGINSETRVYLKDLTTTIKISNGFLGRVIDFQGNPIDNKGPIDQVGVEARSIYGVALNPLQRPPISEPLDTGIHAINCFMTAGKGQRFAIMAGSGVGKSVTLGMIAQNSSADINVIALIGERGREVLEFIEHDLGPEGMKKSVVIVATSDSSALTRMKAAYVATTVAEYFRDQNQDVLLMMDSITRFAMANREISLSAGEPPGQKGYTPSVFAKLPKLMERAGTKAGSGSITGVYTVLVEGGDMDEPIADAVRAIADGHIILSRELASRNQFPAIDVLASLSRVMSKVASKEHRIVASHLRDLMASYKANEDLINVGAYAKGSNPKVDKAMLIYEDLMGLLRQTQGMSEYLTIDVLFDRMVEIARKAETINK; translated from the coding sequence ATGAGCGACGATCAAGATCTTGACCTTTCTTCAATCCATAAAAATTATGAATACTCATCTCCATTCCAAAAGATTGGAAAAGTTTATGCTAATAAAGGGATGGTTTTTGAAATCAACCTTCCACGTGCTCCTATTGGATCAAACGTTGAGTTCGTAACAGAATTCGGTGACAGATCTCTTGGGGAAGTTGTAGGGATCAACGGAAACCGTTGTATGGCAATGCCGTACGATGAACTTTCAGGAATCAATTCAGAAACTCGCGTTTATTTAAAAGACTTAACGACAACAATTAAAATTTCTAATGGATTCCTTGGTCGCGTAATCGACTTTCAAGGAAACCCAATTGATAACAAAGGTCCGATCGATCAGGTTGGAGTTGAAGCAAGAAGTATTTATGGAGTGGCCTTAAACCCACTACAAAGACCGCCTATCAGTGAGCCACTTGATACGGGAATTCATGCGATCAATTGTTTTATGACAGCAGGTAAAGGACAACGTTTTGCCATCATGGCCGGATCTGGGGTTGGTAAGTCGGTAACACTTGGTATGATCGCTCAGAATTCGAGTGCTGATATTAACGTGATCGCGCTAATCGGAGAACGTGGTCGTGAGGTTTTAGAATTCATTGAGCACGATCTTGGCCCGGAAGGGATGAAGAAGTCTGTGGTTATCGTTGCAACGTCTGATTCATCAGCTCTAACGAGAATGAAAGCAGCATACGTGGCGACAACAGTAGCTGAATATTTCCGTGACCAGAATCAAGATGTCCTTTTGATGATGGACTCAATTACACGTTTTGCCATGGCCAACAGAGAGATCTCGCTCTCAGCTGGTGAGCCACCAGGACAAAAAGGATATACACCTTCGGTATTTGCTAAACTTCCAAAGTTAATGGAGAGAGCAGGAACGAAAGCAGGTTCAGGATCGATCACTGGAGTTTATACAGTTCTAGTTGAAGGGGGTGACATGGACGAGCCTATCGCGGATGCGGTAAGAGCGATCGCCGATGGTCACATTATCTTATCGAGAGAATTAGCTTCACGAAACCAATTCCCGGCAATCGACGTTCTGGCATCGTTATCCAGAGTAATGTCGAAAGTAGCATCAAAAGAACATAGAATTGTGGCCTCTCACTTACGTGACTTAATGGCATCTTATAAGGCCAATGAGGATCTAATTAACGTTGGTGCTTATGCGAAAGGATCAAACCCTAAGGTAGATAAAGCAATGCTTATCTACGAAGACCTGATGGGTCTTCTACGTCAGACTCAAGGAATGAGTGAGTATTTGACGATTGATGTGCTTTTTGACCGTATGGTTGAGATTGCAAGAAAAGCTGAAACAATTAATAAATAA
- the fliJ gene encoding flagellar export protein FliJ translates to MQKFKFKLDGLLKVREFKEKQLKIELGEILKEINLVEEKIADANRAISETYDAQEACMRDPSNGQMLQFFPLFIQGKKEDIKNKDNLLWSLRKKYDKKVAELATARGEVKVMENFKDKKKTEWSKEKNKKEQEAIEEILMMRSNGSKGLL, encoded by the coding sequence ATGCAAAAATTTAAATTCAAACTTGACGGTCTTCTAAAGGTTCGCGAGTTTAAAGAAAAACAACTAAAGATTGAATTGGGAGAAATTCTAAAAGAAATCAATCTGGTTGAAGAAAAAATTGCTGACGCCAATCGTGCGATCTCTGAGACGTATGATGCTCAGGAAGCATGTATGAGAGACCCTTCTAACGGGCAGATGTTACAGTTTTTCCCGCTTTTTATTCAGGGGAAAAAAGAAGATATTAAAAACAAAGATAACTTACTTTGGTCGTTAAGAAAGAAATACGATAAAAAAGTTGCGGAGCTTGCCACGGCCCGCGGTGAAGTAAAAGTTATGGAAAACTTCAAAGATAAAAAGAAAACGGAGTGGTCAAAAGAAAAGAACAAGAAAGAACAGGAAGCGATCGAAGAAATTTTAATGATGAGATCGAACGGTTCGAAGGGATTATTATGA
- a CDS encoding MotE family protein, whose product MKTKKILYTTTIVITLTIASLVVAAVKDTKKPAAPVANGKREYTEEEFKAAVMEEATKLMKKAGSANLVDFSKELLEKEEAIKNKELTVKKEQEELDMNKADFKKKLVEFQDSQKKFLGCVDEKSAKADKRVSQMVDVISGMKPQNAADVLTVQDPDLSVRILSELDSAKASKIFNLMDKEVSARLQKQFLQMKK is encoded by the coding sequence ATGAAAACGAAAAAAATATTATATACAACAACGATCGTGATCACGCTTACTATTGCAAGCTTGGTTGTGGCCGCTGTTAAAGATACAAAAAAACCAGCTGCACCAGTGGCAAACGGAAAACGTGAATACACTGAAGAAGAATTCAAAGCTGCAGTCATGGAAGAAGCAACTAAACTTATGAAGAAAGCGGGGAGTGCTAACCTTGTCGATTTCTCAAAAGAGCTTTTAGAAAAAGAAGAAGCAATCAAGAACAAGGAACTTACTGTTAAAAAAGAACAGGAAGAACTTGATATGAATAAGGCAGACTTTAAGAAGAAGCTGGTTGAGTTCCAGGACTCACAAAAGAAGTTCTTAGGGTGTGTAGACGAGAAGAGTGCTAAAGCTGATAAGCGCGTCTCTCAGATGGTAGATGTGATCTCGGGAATGAAGCCACAAAACGCGGCCGACGTTCTGACAGTTCAAGATCCCGACCTTTCTGTTAGGATATTAAGTGAGCTGGATTCAGCGAAGGCCTCAAAGATTTTCAATTTAATGGATAAGGAAGTTTCTGCCCGACTTCAGAAGCAGTTCCTTCAAATGAAAAAATAG
- a CDS encoding flagellar hook assembly protein FlgD produces the protein MPEIGRPVDPNQNQYSDIKIQRAPVNNASNKARAIGETLNQIAGNKPEARFVDRRKKEELGQDGFMKLLAHQLKNQDPMKPMDQKDFSANLAQFSQLEQLTAMNKKMDNVNQNAIDDKRVQGASFLGRKVVTSGTTIDYKGDGKDIKVPFYLDQPAKTAVINILDNKNQLVARIEQEDLNRGMQDVTWNGIGFDGQIAAKESYHFEVIGFDANNQKFAGSTRSEGLVQGVHFEDGETILDLANGKKVFLKDVQSFAVAENLDQGKNIPALQKQAASAYNQVEKQ, from the coding sequence ATGCCAGAAATTGGACGTCCAGTAGACCCTAACCAAAATCAATATTCAGATATTAAGATTCAACGTGCACCTGTGAACAATGCTTCTAATAAAGCTCGCGCAATAGGTGAGACTCTTAATCAAATCGCTGGTAACAAACCTGAAGCGAGATTCGTTGATAGAAGAAAAAAAGAAGAACTAGGTCAAGATGGTTTCATGAAACTTCTTGCTCACCAGTTAAAGAATCAAGATCCAATGAAGCCAATGGATCAAAAAGATTTTTCGGCCAACCTTGCTCAGTTTTCTCAATTAGAGCAATTAACAGCAATGAATAAAAAAATGGATAACGTTAACCAAAACGCTATCGATGATAAAAGAGTGCAGGGCGCTTCTTTTCTTGGCAGAAAAGTTGTAACGTCTGGGACAACAATTGATTACAAAGGTGATGGGAAAGATATTAAAGTTCCTTTCTATCTTGACCAGCCAGCTAAAACTGCAGTTATTAATATTCTAGATAACAAAAATCAACTTGTAGCACGTATTGAACAAGAAGATTTAAATCGTGGAATGCAAGATGTAACGTGGAATGGAATTGGATTTGACGGACAAATTGCAGCGAAAGAATCGTATCACTTTGAAGTGATCGGCTTCGATGCTAACAATCAAAAGTTCGCTGGATCAACACGTTCAGAAGGTTTAGTTCAAGGTGTTCACTTCGAAGACGGAGAAACAATTCTTGATCTTGCCAATGGAAAAAAAGTATTTTTAAAAGACGTACAAAGTTTTGCAGTTGCGGAAAATCTTGACCAGGGAAAAAATATTCCTGCATTGCAAAAACAAGCGGCCTCAGCATATAATCAAGTAGAGAAACAATAA
- a CDS encoding TIGR02530 family flagellar biosynthesis protein, translated as MANPKINNILIPNVTSLPSNKNVENTNKLKSGETSEFKGLLDGAIDQSQPQVTKQDKGIQLSTHAMRRLQERNITIDKDEYAKLQTAMDRLKLKGGQDSLVITGKAAYIVDVPKNTIVTAIDKDSIGENVFTKIDSTILMN; from the coding sequence ATGGCGAATCCAAAAATTAACAACATTTTAATCCCGAATGTAACATCGTTACCTTCGAACAAAAATGTTGAAAATACTAATAAGCTGAAGTCTGGGGAAACCTCAGAGTTCAAAGGCCTGTTAGATGGAGCTATTGATCAGTCTCAACCTCAAGTCACAAAACAAGATAAAGGTATTCAATTGTCAACTCATGCAATGAGAAGACTGCAAGAAAGAAATATTACAATCGATAAAGATGAATACGCAAAATTACAAACAGCAATGGATCGCCTGAAACTTAAAGGAGGGCAGGATTCGCTAGTTATCACGGGTAAAGCGGCTTACATAGTAGATGTTCCGAAAAACACGATAGTAACAGCGATAGATAAAGATAGTATTGGTGAGAATGTTTTTACGAAAATTGATTCGACGATATTAATGAATTAA
- a CDS encoding flagellar hook protein FlgE: MGILRSFTIGVSGLNASGQGMGVIGDNIANAGTNGFKSSRAEFQDVLAVSLKGIEGGDQFGAGTKLGHIKPLMTQGDISRTDSVTDLALSGDGMFTIDAPAGRTFSRDGSFHFDKEGQLTTMDGYKVLGFQADENGKIVNKVDAIKLGNTTIAAKGTKDVTMSMNLDSRVNKMEFNIESPEKTSNFSNSMTIYDNIGTARTVTAYYNKKDNNSWEYHIGVDGKDVEGGKPDTMYEMASGSLKFNDKGQLEEESVGKNSFNFNKGAAKDQKIAFNWGQSLKEGGNGLDASTQYGSDSAMARHTQDGSSAATLTSLSFNDKGILTASYDNGETRDVAQIAVAKFENNEGLFKIGKNLFKESKSSGQAALGKPGESGRGEVLAKSIELSNVDIANEFVNLMTAQRNFQANAKTLTTADEMLQQVLQIKR, encoded by the coding sequence ATGGGTATTCTACGTTCATTCACAATTGGTGTTTCTGGTTTAAATGCTTCTGGTCAGGGTATGGGAGTTATCGGTGATAACATCGCCAACGCAGGAACAAACGGTTTCAAATCTTCTAGAGCAGAATTTCAAGACGTATTAGCAGTATCACTTAAAGGAATCGAAGGGGGAGACCAGTTCGGTGCCGGTACAAAATTAGGTCACATTAAGCCTCTAATGACTCAAGGGGATATCTCAAGAACAGATTCAGTAACAGATCTAGCACTTTCGGGTGACGGTATGTTCACAATCGACGCTCCAGCAGGAAGAACATTTTCACGTGACGGATCTTTTCACTTTGATAAAGAAGGACAACTTACGACTATGGATGGTTATAAGGTTCTTGGTTTCCAAGCTGATGAGAACGGAAAAATCGTAAATAAAGTAGATGCAATTAAACTTGGTAACACAACAATCGCTGCAAAAGGAACAAAAGACGTAACTATGTCGATGAACCTTGATTCACGTGTTAACAAAATGGAATTCAACATCGAAAGCCCGGAAAAAACTTCTAACTTTTCTAACTCGATGACGATCTACGATAACATCGGTACAGCTAGAACTGTAACTGCTTACTACAATAAAAAAGATAACAACTCATGGGAATACCATATTGGTGTTGATGGGAAAGATGTTGAAGGTGGAAAACCGGATACAATGTACGAGATGGCCTCTGGATCTCTTAAGTTCAATGACAAAGGTCAACTTGAAGAAGAGAGTGTTGGAAAGAACTCTTTCAACTTCAATAAAGGTGCAGCTAAAGATCAAAAAATCGCTTTCAACTGGGGTCAATCTCTTAAAGAAGGTGGAAACGGTCTTGATGCTTCTACTCAGTACGGATCTGATTCAGCAATGGCACGTCACACTCAAGATGGTTCATCGGCTGCAACATTAACTTCTCTTTCGTTCAACGATAAAGGGATTTTAACAGCATCTTACGATAACGGTGAGACGAGAGACGTAGCTCAAATCGCAGTAGCGAAATTTGAAAACAACGAAGGATTATTTAAAATTGGTAAGAACCTATTTAAAGAATCTAAGTCTTCAGGACAAGCTGCACTTGGGAAACCAGGGGAGTCTGGACGTGGAGAAGTTCTAGCTAAGTCTATCGAGCTTTCAAACGTAGATATCGCGAACGAATTCGTTAACCTTATGACTGCTCAAAGAAACTTCCAAGCTAACGCGAAGACGTTAACAACAGCGGACGAAATGCTACAACAAGTTCTACAAATTAAGAGATAA
- a CDS encoding metallophosphoesterase family protein: MFSKYFLLLALIITTAESFGADLFKIAPYSLKNTNGHMLLNFQLNEDKKLSIEDGVKLINERDYKKDVHYQIELSLVDCGVTKDLRIKDNNEIIFSKNFTQPACASTPAESEYVFGFISDTQQYTQRHEAVAKVIAYHHALEPLQFIINGGDVVQNGQKEEEWIEYFKGGSAYLMDIPQIAAIGNHDYRGQEDKALPKYFQKYMRWTGTPTNGNLFFEMPGLQLVIWNSNSSDLTSAQETEMWAWLEEKMKIARKSGTPLILATHFPVFSSSLNRFTSASVRKLKSHLVPLAEKYGIKLILSGHTHMFERSYKDGVNYLVAGPAGGRANSPSMTNKYQQSFDSSALTFTKIKYSNKTLKLETFNQDNALIDQLFINL; encoded by the coding sequence ATGTTTTCTAAATACTTTTTACTACTGGCCCTGATAATAACTACGGCCGAATCTTTTGGCGCCGATCTTTTTAAAATAGCCCCTTACTCTTTAAAAAATACCAATGGTCATATGCTGCTTAATTTTCAATTAAATGAGGATAAGAAACTGAGTATTGAAGATGGAGTAAAATTAATCAACGAGCGTGATTATAAAAAAGATGTTCATTATCAAATAGAGTTAAGTCTGGTCGATTGTGGAGTGACAAAAGATCTTCGTATTAAAGATAACAATGAAATTATTTTCTCAAAAAATTTCACCCAACCAGCTTGTGCTTCAACACCTGCTGAAAGTGAGTATGTTTTTGGTTTTATCAGCGATACTCAACAGTATACACAAAGACATGAAGCCGTAGCGAAGGTCATTGCTTATCACCACGCGCTTGAGCCACTTCAATTCATTATCAATGGTGGGGATGTTGTTCAAAACGGTCAGAAAGAAGAAGAGTGGATTGAATACTTCAAAGGTGGAAGTGCTTACCTGATGGATATCCCGCAAATTGCGGCCATCGGAAATCACGACTATCGTGGACAAGAGGATAAAGCTCTTCCCAAGTATTTTCAAAAATATATGAGATGGACGGGAACTCCGACGAACGGAAATCTATTTTTCGAAATGCCAGGCCTTCAATTAGTCATCTGGAACAGTAATTCATCTGATTTAACAAGTGCTCAGGAAACAGAGATGTGGGCGTGGCTTGAAGAAAAAATGAAGATAGCAAGAAAATCTGGAACTCCATTAATTCTCGCGACTCATTTTCCGGTTTTTTCTTCTTCTCTAAATCGGTTTACAAGTGCCAGTGTTAGGAAACTTAAATCACATCTTGTTCCACTTGCTGAAAAATATGGAATAAAATTAATTTTAAGTGGTCACACTCATATGTTTGAAAGGTCTTATAAAGATGGAGTGAATTACCTGGTGGCAGGTCCTGCTGGCGGAAGAGCTAATAGCCCATCAATGACAAATAAATACCAACAAAGTTTTGATTCAAGTGCTTTAACGTTTACTAAAATTAAATACAGTAACAAAACGTTAAAACTGGAAACTTTTAATCAAGACAACGCGCTTATTGATCAGCTTTTCATTAATCTATAA